A segment of the Candidatus Pelagisphaera phototrophica genome:
ACAGCGTGCCCACCTTTTAGGATTCGGATTAGACAACGACGACGGCCATAAAAGAATCACTCAAGCCGAGGAGTTTTCCATCGTTGGAGGTTCGCAGGACACCCACGAACGAATGACCGAAACCGTCATTAAAACCTTCGAGGACATCAAGAACAAGGGAGAGACCCTCCGCACTATTGAACCCCAACACCTTTCGGATCTTATCCAGAAGAACAGTCCTGCCTAGGGCCCGAAAGAAGGTTGATACGATATGTCCGACCCAAACCAACCATCAAATAGCGAAACGACTGAGCGTAAACTCACGCTAGATCACAGCCAGGCAAACGAAACGCTATTCGTTGAGACCGAAGAAGGAAGCGACGAGGTTGTGCTCTCAAGCGGATCCGATGGCAGCTCATTGACATTGCTGGAGGAGTACTCCATAAATAACGCCAGCAAAAGTAAGCTTTCGGCACTACGCGCTTTGTTGTGCGCAGCCATTTCCATCAGTTTTGCTTTAATGATTTTCAAAACGCTATAATACCATGTCAGCAATCACTACACTGAACGAACAGAACTTTAAAGACACGATCAGCTCTGCTGCCGTGCCGGTACTCGTCGATTTTTGGGCGCCATGGTGCGGACCGTGCAAGGCGATCGCTCCCATCCTAGAGGAACTCTCAGGAGAGCTGGATGGAAAAGTTCAAATCACAAAGGTTAATGTCGACGAGAACAGCGCCATTGCAGCCGAGTACAATATTCGCGCAATCCCTACGCTTCTATTGTTCAAGAACGGCTCACTCGCCGACCAGTTTGTCGGCATGGTGGGAAAAGATGATCTCAAGGCTAAGCTCGAAGCTCACGCATAAGCGGTTTTTTCCAGGTTTTCTATTTCAAGCCTTCCTAATTCAGGAAGGCTTTTTTGTATACAGGCTAGTAGAGAATCTCAGTTGCCAATGGCTGAAATAAAGATCCCTCCTGCTAGAAGAATACTAAATAAAAGCAACAATCTGGCGGTTTTTCCCAAAAGCTGATTCAATGCGACTCCTTCTGTCTTTCGTAAGGCAACCACCAATCCTGCTCCAACTGGAATCATCAAGAAAACAAGGGCTGCCCAAAAATTCTGTGTCATACCCAGATAGATACTAACACAGAGAAATGCAGCCACAAGCTGCCACAGATACTGTCTTCGCGCGAAACTTCTACCGAATCGCACTGCGAGCGTACGCTTACCCGCAGTTTCATCCGTTTCTAAGTCCCGGTAGTTATTAACAACAAGAATGTTGTTGGCCAGTAACCCCAAAGGCAGTCCCAAGAGAAAAGCAGAAGACGTAACATCTCCCACAATCACGTAATAGGTTCCAACCGTTGCCACGATTCCGAAAAAGAGCACAACAAACACGTCACCCAGACCATGGTATGCAAGCGGATAGGGACCACCAGTATAACCGTACCCAAATACAATTGCAAGAATGCCAACAATCAGCATTTCACCGCCTCGGTAGCTAACCATGGTAAGACCTACGAAAAACGCTAGGGCAAACAATCCAACCGCTACCCTAATCAT
Coding sequences within it:
- the trxA gene encoding thioredoxin; this translates as MSAITTLNEQNFKDTISSAAVPVLVDFWAPWCGPCKAIAPILEELSGELDGKVQITKVNVDENSAIAAEYNIRAIPTLLLFKNGSLADQFVGMVGKDDLKAKLEAHA
- a CDS encoding 1,4-dihydroxy-2-naphthoate polyprenyltransferase yields the protein MGPLANWIAASRPKTLPAAIAPVLVGSAEAARQNDIETWPVFTCLVFALLIQIATNMANDYFDYIRGADTEERIGPERLVSSGRILPKAMIRVAVGLFALAFFVGLTMVSYRGGEMLIVGILAIVFGYGYTGGPYPLAYHGLGDVFVVLFFGIVATVGTYYVIVGDVTSSAFLLGLPLGLLANNILVVNNYRDLETDETAGKRTLAVRFGRSFARRQYLWQLVAAFLCVSIYLGMTQNFWAALVFLMIPVGAGLVVALRKTEGVALNQLLGKTARLLLLFSILLAGGIFISAIGN